The genomic region GTTGAACAACTCGAAGTTCAAGACGATAAGTACAGTAAATGACGGTATAATTCATGACATCTCCTGGTCTCGAAATGGGAAAGACTTTTTACTCTTAAAAGGACCAATGCCAGCAGAAGTTAGTTTCTAATACttaattagataaattatatacaccAGAGTTGGatataattgtatatattatttagattGATTTGTACGATGGTGTGACGGGTTTGAAGACGTTAAGTTTCGGCAAGAATAACAGGAACACAGTGAAGAGGGACCCGTTTGACCGACTCGTTTTAATGGGAGGTTTTGGAAACTTGAGAGGTGAAATTGACATTTGGGACATGAAAACCAAGAAAAAGATTTCACAATCCAaagtaattatttaattataccAAGTGTAGAATACAGTTATTTTATGACTAATTAgtgttttaaaattgtttgTAGTCTGAATGTTCTGTGAGTTGTGAGTTTAGTCCTGATGGAATGTACTTTGTAACTGCCACAACGGTGCCCAGGATGAGGGTTGACTGTTGTTTCAAGATATTTTCGTATAGTGGGAAGCTGGTTCAGAGAGTTGATTTCGAGGAGCTTTACCACGTGTACGTGAGGAACccaaaattcaaatttcGTCAAAGAGACCCTTCCCCTTCAGTAACTCTTGAAAACTCGACCACCTCAACTCCTCTTTACAGACCTCCAGGATCACTTTCTGGTCCCAAAATCATCAAACAAACCAATATACCAGCCAAcgtatttttatacatacaaatattaaatatttataatagttaatataaatatttaaatattcaaacAAGTTGATGGATAAAAAAATGTTGTAGACTGCTGTTCCGGTTATTAATAAGCCTAAGCTTGTTGGACCACCAGGAGCTGACGCTGCACTTTTATCAGCCGCTTCGAAAATCAAAAAAAAGAACcgaaataaaaaataatctcATCCACGCATATAATACacaatattatacacaATATACTTAAGATGTACTAGGCTTAATATACTTAGTGAACAAGGTTTAGAATTAGATAATGCGATTAACGCTGAAAAGGTAGATTATTGCTGTCTGCACTGAACCCTATCGCCATGGCCGCCCTCTTCCTCTTCATATTCTCTCGAGTTATCGGAGGACTTGTAGTCGTCGAGGTCAAAGTGCTGTGCGGTGTACTCGTCGACTTGCGTGTCAGGCTTTGCTGGCGTCTCTGGAGTAAAGGGGAACAGCTCTAGAAGCATTTCCTTCTCACTGGGGCTGAAAGTTCTCCCAACTGGGAATATCACGTCGAATGTAACGTAGAGGTTCCCCTTCCCATACGCACTCTTATATATCGGCATGCCCTCCCCAGTTATTACTTTACATGATCCTGGCTTCACAACCTCGCCAGCAGGCGTCtataacaattttacaCACTAGTAGCCAGATAACTATAATTAccataaataattaactgTGTAATGTAGCTGTGGAATTACGTTGATTTTGAGAATACGATCATCCAGATGTGTGAGATAGAAGGTGCATCCCGTCAAAGCTTGATACAGTGGAATGGATTTGGTCATGAACAGGTCGTTTCCGTTCCTTTTGAATGTGTCGTGTGGGTTTTGGTTAATGATGAAGATGACTGAGCCTGGGATTTCATTGGGTCTTTCGTCAGCCTCGCCGTGAAATGTGATTTTGTGTTGGTCTGGGACACCCTTTTCTACGAAAACCTCTAGTATTTTCTTCGTCTGCTTCACTCCTTTACCGTTGCAATTTTTGCACCGCTTAGACTCTGGTAGTGATTTCCCCTGTCCGTTACAGCTCGAACATGTCGTCTGAGTCTGATGAATCATCGAACCCATTTGACGAATCTGGACCCTAATTCCTTGTCCGTTACAGGAGGTACATGTTACAAACGAGTCCTTCGGTCCTCCATGTCCGTCACAGCCATTGCAAATGATGTCCTTATTTATCGCCAATTTTCTCATCGTACCGTTATATATCTACAaccatattattatattctaaatACAAATAGTTTGATAGTATCAGATATATAAACTctagaataattttaccTGTTCTAATGATACTTTGAGGTGAGATACAATATCTTCACCGCGTTTTTTACCCTTCGGTTTACGAGATCCGCCAAAAAATAAGTCAAATATCTacaacaattttattacattatataatatagtGGGCGTGAGTAGTGTAATTGTATATCGAGATTAAAAGGTGTACGTCAGAAGCGTCTGTTGCAGTGTAGCTTCCGTCAAGTCCTTCTTCGCCGTGTTCGTCGTATATTCTGCGCTTGTCTGGGTCAGACAATATCTCATATCTAAATcacataattaatattcatataatCACTAGAAACGGGCAATTTATCATAATCACAgtacaaataattaatataataaaattttctaattgaaaataatttaaaaacataCGCTTTGGAGATTTCTTTGAATTTTTCGGGATCTCCACCTTTATCTGGATGATGTTTGATGGCGAGTTTTCTGTATGCCTTTTTGATTTCGCTGTCGGAGCAGTCCTTCGATAAATCGAGTAGTTTATACAGTTTCTCGGTGTCTACAGGCTAAAAAATGATAAGGAAGCGGAACTAACCTCTTTCGATCTGCTATGAGGCATACCGCCTCCTGGCATTCCGTCAAATGGGAAACCTCCAAAGAACATTGTTAGAAAGCAGGATCagaatttttaaatggACCGTTGCCAAGTGTGAGTTCAAAAGATCATAAGAGTGGAAGAGGAGAAAATCCGAGAATAAACTTTGCAAAAAAGAGAGTGAATTTTAGGGCAAAATCAGCGTTTTAAAAATTCGAAAAAAATTTTTCGATGAGGAATCCAccaaattaaaatgatacAAGCagaaatgaaaatataaataatggtGAAACTGTTTTCAGAGccttttatattcttatCCTGGGGTTCCAACCCACCCTAGACATTTTTTTCTCGACTTCATCATCTTAATTACtacatataaaatgttttatcatatatcaaattatttctaGGGCTAAACTTTAAGattcttttattaaaattaaatttcatCCATTATTCACAAAGTTATCGACAACTGGATTCTTACCACCAAACTATTTTACACTAAACTGATTCTAAATTTGTGTAATATGAAATGAACAGATTgaatttaagtttaaaatttttgtcCCAAGATATTTATGTTACACAGTGTATAAATTAGTGTGCAGTTAGCTCGTGTTTActttcatttatataatccATGGCAACTAAACAGCTGTCAGAGACGACCTTAACTTCGTCCTGAAGAAACTCCTCCAAAACCTCAACAATCAACTTTTCCCAATCTTCAAACCCCTCCGTTTGTTCTTGGCAATAAAGTGAGGCGCATGAGCCCAGTGCAAGAGCAGCTTCATGCCTTGCCATAGGCTCCTCATTTCTGTTCCTTAAACACTCGATCAGTGACTTAACTGGAGCTACTGATTGCATTTGTCCAAGCACAAACGCACACTCATGCCTAAATACTTCCGAAACCTTATCTTTAACCAGAGCTTCTCCTATTATCTacaattcattaatatagGCATTAATTTACCTTAGCCGCTTCATCTCCTGAAATTCctctaattttatacaacGCCTCATATCTAAACTCAATATTAGTGTATAGgtaatagtataatatatataattgttaCCTCTTATATAGTGGTAATGACTGATTGAATAGAATTTCGGATAGTGAATTCAGGTCGGACTCATCCACTGAGTCTGTTCGCACTGGATCAATAGCTCTGTAAGGTGAAGAGGAAATTGGAAATGAGGTACAACCCTCAGTGTTCGAGTCCTCAGCATTTATCAACGTATGTAATGCCAAGTTACAAGTATCCCTAACTGCTCTGTTCTCATCATCACAATACTTCTTTATCTAATCAATTATATTGAcaataaaataatcaactaattaaaattaagtaatttaaatcaaacGAGATGAATATGATCTTTGGATTTTAGTGCAGCTAGAGCCTCAATAGCCTAGaaaagaaattaatgaGAAAATTAACAAACTTCATGTCGGACCATGGGATCCTCAGTCACATCTTCTACAAGTTCAGCGAGTTTCTTAGAGGCACTAAAACAGCCAGATTGGCCAATAACGTATGCGATCTCATgtctaaaaaataattattaacattaatgATGTTTAAATACCTCATAAAAGTGTCAAAATGAACATCGAGAGCTGAAATTAGAATTTTGGAACAATCTTCCTCGGGAAGATCCCTGCAGTAGTAAAGTGCTCTAAGCTGAAGTGAAAGTGGGACCTCAGGGTTAAGAAGAATTGACGTTATAAGGTCCTTTGAAGGTGATGAAAACTCGTCCAACTTAATAAACTCATCTATCAATGATTGAAGACTCATTTCACTttataaacattaaaattgtattaaaatatattacaagtaaatttttaaaatttttgaattgaaataataagaatAGGTGTACTTATTTGGCATTCAAGCCCCCTAACCTATTCTACACTGagaatcaaattaattcataaattttaataatcaaactaattaatatataacccatctaattattaaataattaataagctaattaataaactagttaataaattctattGTGTAAAAGTGAaaacaatatattacagTAGAAATGGAATTTTCCAGAACACCTTACGATAATTTACACACCAATAACCTTAGAATAAACCTAGTATTACATATTAATAACCTAGTCGCATATGAGAATAAACTtgaattatattattctcGAAGAGATTTAACGTATTGTTCGAATTTCGAATCATCATTTTGCATGCTTTTGAAGAGTTGTATAACTTTTTGACAGGATTGAATAAAGAGTTCAAGCCCTTGTTGATTTGTGACGACTTGAGTAGTGTAAAAGTATTTACGATATATTTTGAAAACTTCATCGAGGTCAATGCCTTTTAGTCTGATTCGTTCAGCACCAACAAGAGACCTCAAAGTACGATTCATAAACATTTCAACTTTCTCGGAAGTATGATTAAACTCCCGGAGAAATTCAGAGTCCACCGAGTCCAGCAAATGCTTATCACTGATGAACTTGTAATAAACTGCAGAGTTGAAAAGATATCTATTAAGCACCTCATTATCTAATGATTTATAAGTGATTAACTTAGAGTTGTGATTTACCAAATTCCTGTAAAACTGTATAAAAGGATCTATATCTGCAACAGACCCTATGGACTTGACGAGTCTGGTAAATCTACCCTTATTGGAACTGCTATTGTTGAATACATAAATAGCAGCATCAACCTGGTGTAGTATAGGTAGAGTTAATTTAGTCATGCGATTTAAAGTAAAGTAATTCTTGGAGTCAAGAGTATAGCAATCACCGTTCTTACAACGGTCAAGGAATATTTGGACTAGAGTGGGACAATCAAGCTTCTCACTCTTGCCACAAATATCAGTAGGCTTAATCTCCTCCATAGTGTCAAACATGTCAGCACTAATCTTATCCACATTCACATGCTTCATTACCACCTCCCTACACATCGAAGCAAAGTATCTAGCTATTGTATGTAATTTCTTCTGGTTAAACTTGACGAGATAATCACTGTATTTCACCATTACAGTTGATAAATCATGAGTTAAGACAATTTTATTCCCAAATGTTATGTCCTTTGCTAGTTCTTTCAGGTATTTATATCTCCCAAATGAGAATAACCATAAAGTGAACTTACCCAAAGAGTAAAATGTTACTAATTTGGAAACAGTTAAAAATctaacaaaaaataatgttGACTGGTATAGGAAACGGTTAATAACCTTTTCAGCctcattattataatatgaCATTTTCACATTATGTTTCGCCAACATAAGAATGAATGTACGTAGAGTCCTGTGTGTTTCCATTCGAAACAGACGTTTCATTAATCCAACTAGAAAGTTGCCAGCTCTGTGAGCTTTACTGCGTCGGAAGATTCTGAGTGCGAGTTTAGCTTGTGGAATATTCGGCATCAACACTCTGAGACGAATATTTTCCATCAAGTTAACGGAGTCAAGAGTGTAGCAATCACCACCCTTGCAACGCTCAACATACTTATCCAACATAACAAGACATTCCTCTTCTTGCCCATCACAAATGTCATCAGCATCATATTTGCCCTCAATAAGATAATCCATCATCTCAGTGTTGAACATGTTCTCCTCATAACTGCCCTGTAGACAATCTCTGCAAAGGTTAGCATAGGAGTCTGAGAGGTAATTAAACTCCTCAGAATCATTCATTAAGTAATTCTTGAAGTTGACAGTCAACTGATTCAGTTCATCACCGTCAAGTTTTATGTCAGAGCCGAATGTCGACATTTGAGCTACCTTTATAAGGTCAGACTTCACAAAAAAGCCCAAAACTGTCGTCAAAGTTTTTTTCGAGTCTAGTTGGTTCTTTATCTTTGACTCACTCGTGAACTTTTTATAAAGCAGTGTGGCTTTATAGTAGAAGGTATTAACACCTTCATCGTTAGAGTTGAGGAATTCACGCTTCTTTAAATTATGCCTAGCGAGCACCAGTATGAAAAACTCGGTAGAGTTGTAGTTCGTTCTTCTCAAAAGAGTGGTAATAAAGTTATATTCATTGTTTACAGATTCCTTAAACAGGTATAACGCAACACTAACCTGGACCAAACTTGGTAAAAAAAgcttaatattattacccATATCGGCAACTTTAAAATTGTCAAAAGTGAGACAGTCGCCCTGAAGACATCTTTGGCAGTACAGATTGTAATATTTCTCTCCCATCAAATTTTCCTTACCAAGCTTATCATCCACTTTATTCTTGTTTTGAGTCAAATAGTGGCTCATGTAATGGTTGAACTTATCCAAATTTTCCTTTGAACCTACTCTAGAGTCAAACTCGACACTTGTGTCCTCCAATAACTCAGTCACACCCCTAGTTACATCCTTCGTCCGATCAATAATACGTCCAGTAGTCCCAATTCCTTCCGTTATTAGTTGGTCTGCCTTGTCTCCAAACACACCACTCCCGCTTACCAGTAACCCAAGTCCATTAGAAAATGCCTCAAAAACTGATGAGGCTGTTTCATTAATTGTTTTGGTTCCCTTAGAAAATGCCCTTTCGAGGTTTCCAATCTCGCTTTGGACACTATTGTtggaatttttatttacGAAGCTGTCTGTATTGTCGCCCTCTGTGTTTTCgaaaaattcatttttagcCCCCAGTTCACTGGGCCTTTTCTGGTTTATCACTGCATTAGACTGTTTTACCAGGGTTTTACTTAgtaacaaaattattagaacaCTCTGTATTGACATTTTTACTGATATCCCGACCAACCCTTTGATGATTTATCCCGCCTTAACATTCGAATTTTTACAACTCACTCATTTAATTAGAATAAAACATGTTtagataattaattttgtcATTTTTGACCTAAAATTCTGCTTAGACAGTTTTTACCAGTTTTGTTTATGCACATTAGTGCGATGGAAGactattttcaattttcCTAATTCTACTCAtaattacattaattttacttgtaaaatatgagattaattatgtaaattttatttctgTTTTTCTGGTCCATTTTTAGCTTAAAAGTTCATTAGTCATCTCACAACAGTATATCCAAAATTATACATTctttatttacacatttagtAATTTTTCATGTTTTTcaattagttaaattttatttttttaattctaacctgaaaattaacaaatagTTACTTTATCAGTGAAATTATAGatgataaatattcatatatcacttgattatataaaataaaattattccttaaattattttctaaccccttaatagtattatataataagtATTTATAACCAAAATTAGTTGGATTTACTGGAAAATGTAAGTTTAACAGAAGTCCAGAATGGAAGGATTCTAAATTTGATCAAAAGTTCAGTAGCATTCTGCACATGGTTTTCTGCAACAACTTACATTCGCTAATGAATCGTTATAATATGCCATTAAAACGTCTTCCATCTTTCcaacaaaattattaacccTGCTGGGATGATCTCTATAATAAGAGTTCAACAGATATTCTCTAAACTGTGGGATAATCTTTACAATTTCTTCTTGTTTAATGATCAATTCTCTTCCTTTTGCCAACCCTAGAAGGTACTGTGTTAACTTGGACTTTACGTCCCAGTTAGCCAAGTGTCTAGCCCCCCTAGTAATCCAGTATTCCCTGTATGTTTTAACAAAGAAAATTGCACAATAATATAAGAAAGTCTGTATAATTTCATGTGTAGCATTTGGAACTTGAAACTTAATCTTATTAATATGCAGTAGTCTCGGTGTCATGTACTTAATTTCAGCTCTTGGTCTTGTTGTATTAGTGAAAAATGATCTAAATCTACCCAGcttaaaatttgtatttttgaGTAAATAATACACCAAATTTACTTCACTCAAGTTTGgaagtatataattacataGCTCCTCATTATCACCTGCCTTAATCCCAACCTGATCCGAACTCTCAGTTTCCTGGTCAGAACTTTTATCCTCATCTATCTGGTCAGAAATCTCATTTATCACTTCAGAACTCTCATCTTGGTGGTCAGAACTTTTATGCCCATCTTCCTGATCGGAACTTGTATTTTCAGTTTCCTCTTCAGAACTTGTATTTTCAGTTTCCTGTTGAGTAGTTTCACGAGTAAAAAGATCATAATCATCAAAAACATAGCATCGACCTTCTAAACATCTATTAACGAAAGATTCAAATAGTTTTCGTCCATTTGGAGAATAAGGATCACAAAAGGTGTCATAAAATGATCTAGAACAACAAGAGGGCccaaattttttatctataGTATCTTTCAGGACATCGACGAATAGATAACTGTGTTTATAATATGGGACCGATTTTACAATTGTGTGTCGCACAATCTTA from Theileria annulata chromosome 1, complete sequence, *** SEQUENCING IN PROGRESS *** harbors:
- a CDS encoding molecular chaperone, putative (Tap349e08.q2ks7.cand.8 - score = 33.14), with translation MFFGGFPFDGMPGGGMPHSRSKEPVDTEKLYKLLDLSKDCSDSEIKKAYRKLAIKHHPDKGGDPEKFKEISKAYEILSDPDKRRIYDEHGEEGLDGSYTATDASDIFDLFFGGSRKPKGKKRGEDIVSHLKVSLEQIYNGTMRKLAINKDIICNGCDGHGGPKDSFVTCTSCNGQGIRVQIRQMGSMIHQTQTTCSSCNGQGKSLPESKRCKNCNGKGVKQTKKILEVFVEKGVPDQHKITFHGEADERPNEIPGSVIFIINQNPHDTFKRNGNDLFMTKSIPLYQALTGCTFYLTHLDDRILKINVIPQLHYTTPAGEVVKPGSCKVITGEGMPIYKSAYGKGNLYVTFDVIFPVGRTFSPSEKEMLLELFPFTPETPAKPDTQVDEYTAQHFDLDDYKSSDNSREYEEEEGGHGDRVQCRQQ
- a CDS encoding uncharacterized protein (Tap349e08.q2ks7.cand.7 - score = 38.76), which produces MSLQSLIDEFIKLDEFSSPSKDLITSILLNPEVPLSLQLRALYYCRDLPEEDCSKILISALDVHFDTFMRHEIAYVIGQSGCFSASKKLAELVEDVTEDPMVRHEAIEALAALKSKDHIHLIKKYCDDENRAVRDTCNLALHTLINAEDSNTEGCTSFPISSSPYRAIDPVRTDSVDESDLNSLSEILFNQSLPLYKRYEALYKIRGISGDEAAKIIGEALVKDKVSEVFRHECAFVLGQMQSVAPVKSLIECLRNRNEEPMARHEAALALGSCASLYCQEQTEGFEDWEKLIVEVLEEFLQDEVKVVSDSCLVAMDYINESKHELTAH
- a CDS encoding rhoptry-associated protein, putative (Tap349e08.q2ks7.cand.6 - score = 49.03;~Signal peptide predicted for TA05870 by SignalP 2.0 HMM (Signal peptide probability 0.938, signal anchor probability 0.000) with cleavage site probability 0.522 between residues 22 and 23), whose translation is MSIQSVLIILLLSKTLVKQSNAVINQKRPSELGAKNEFFENTEGDNTDSFVNKNSNNSVQSEIGNLERAFSKGTKTINETASSVFEAFSNGLGLLVSGSGVFGDKADQLITEGIGTTGRIIDRTKDVTRGVTELLEDTSVEFDSRVGSKENLDKFNHYMSHYLTQNKNKVDDKLGKENLMGEKYYNLYCQRCLQGDCLTFDNFKVADMGNNIKLFLPSLVQVSVALYLFKESVNNEYNFITTLLRRTNYNSTEFFILVLARHNLKKREFLNSNDEGVNTFYYKATLLYKKFTSESKIKNQLDSKKTLTTVLGFFVKSDLIKVAQMSTFGSDIKLDGDELNQLTVNFKNYLMNDSEEFNYLSDSYANLCRDCLQGSYEENMFNTEMMDYLIEGKYDADDICDGQEEECLVMLDKYVERCKGGDCYTLDSVNLMENIRLRVLMPNIPQAKLALRIFRRSKAHRAGNFLVGLMKRLFRMETHRTLRTFILMLAKHNVKMSYYNNEAEKVINRFLYQSTLFFVRFLTVSKLVTFYSLGKFTLWLFSFGRYKYLKELAKDITFGNKIVLTHDLSTVMVKYSDYLVKFNQKKLHTIARYFASMCREVVMKHVNVDKISADMFDTMEEIKPTDICGKSEKLDCPTLVQIFLDRCKNGDCYTLDSKNYFTLNRMTKLTLPILHQVDAAIYVFNNSSSNKGRFTRLVKSIGSVADIDPFIQFYRNLVNHNSKLITYKSLDNEVLNRYLFNSAVYYKFISDKHLLDSVDSEFLREFNHTSEKVEMFMNRTLRSLVGAERIRLKGIDLDEVFKIYRKYFYTTQVVTNQQGLELFIQSCQKVIQLFKSMQNDDSKFEQYVKSLRE
- a CDS encoding uncharacterized protein (Tap349e08.q2ks7.cand.5 - score = 30.59;~Signal peptide predicted for TA05815 by SignalP 2.0 HMM (Signal peptide probability 0.824, signal anchor probability 0.084) with cleavage site probability 0.391 between residues 26 and 27) is translated as MTIIMANRILIFITILVILNVNKSYCNDDSYIEPRETDGSERDKNYHKTKFEKLQSQCFNSEEDLIPCLMNAYLTVYKLRPEGFCNPGDQNCLDMVNSYDERCSQDAEGCLILDSVDLVELSTGHVYVPDLVQVEVSNFIFRKSGAYKSCEWPNFTCVGECNTHCDCKSMELIYKRDFKAFVKLLTDKNTERMGLSENSDLSALNIFLYTLLLYYTETYLYNDDGSSWWTNRNLHSTLRYSKSRETKKLFSRMRRNQKTSISIEYSDLKKLFDALVKFLTTNPIRKHQQVALSFAKIVRHTIVKSVPYYKHSYLFVDVLKDTIDKKFGPSCCSRSFYDTFCDPYSPNGRKLFESFVNRCLEGRCYVFDDYDLFTRETTQQETENTSSEEETENTSSDQEDGHKSSDHQDESSEVINEISDQIDEDKSSDQETESSDQVGIKAGDNEELCNYILPNLSEVNLVYYLLKNTNFKLGRFRSFFTNTTRPRAEIKYMTPRLLHINKIKFQVPNATHEIIQTFLYYCAIFFVKTYREYWITRGARHLANWDVKSKLTQYLLGLAKGRELIIKQEEIVKIIPQFREYLLNSYYRDHPSRVNNFVGKMEDVLMAYYNDSLANVSCCRKPCAECY